A stretch of DNA from Henriciella sp. AS95:
GGCAAGGCGGAGATCTGGGGCATGGACATCGACAAGCATCCGCGTGCGAGCCGGGCGGCGATCGGCGTGGTCAACCAGGAAATCACCATGGACCCGTTCTTCACTCCGGAAGAAGCGCTGGAGCTGCAGGCCGGTTTCTATGGTGTGCCAAAGGCTGACCGGCGCACCGATGAAATTCTCGATGCGGTGGGCCTGCTCGACAAGCGCGACGCCTATGTCCGCCAGCTCTCTGGCGGCATGAAGCGGCGCCTGATGGTGGCCAAGGCGCTGGTGCACAACCCGCCTGTGCTGATCCTTGACGAGCCGACCGCCGGTGTCGATGTCGAGCTTCGCCGCTCGCTCTGGCAATATGTCCGCCGCCTGCACGATGAAGGCACGACCATCATCCTGACGACACACTATCTGGAAGAAGCCGAAGAGCTTTGCGATGAGATCGCCATCGTCAATCATGGCGAGATCATTGCCTGCGAACCGACGCAGACACTTCTGAAGCGTCTCGATCAGCGCATTCTGTTCGTCACCCCGCGTGAGCCCCTCACAAGTGTGCCCGAAAGCCTCAACAATCTCGAAATTGAACTGCTGTCGACCGGCGACCTGAAGATCGGCTATCGCGGCAATGAGACCGGCATCGGCCGCATTCTCGAACAGGTCCGCGAAGCCGGTATTGGAGTGGCTGACCTTTCAACCGATCAGCCCAATCTCGAAGACGTATTTGTCGCCATGACAACGGAAGCGGCTTGATCTAAGAAACGGTCTTTCCGCTTAGTGGTGAGATTGTCATGAGCCAGAATACTCGCGCAGCAGCCTTGCTGGAAGGACCGATCCTTCGATCGCTGCTGATGCTCGCGATCCCGATCATTATCGCGAATGTGCTGCAATCGGCCTATCAGCTGATCGATGCGTTCTGGGTCGGGCGTCTCGGCGATGCGGCGATTGCGGCCGTCTCGGTCTCCTTCCCGGTCATCTTTCTGACGATTGCGATCGGCTCCGGTCTGGGTATCGCAGGCTCCATCCTGGTGGCGCAATATTTCGGCGCGCGGAACCAGGAGATGGTCAATCACGTCGCTGGGCAGACCATGCTGATGGTGCTGATCACGTCAGCTGTGATGGGGCTTGCCGGCTATCTACTGACCCCTGCCCTGCTGACGCTGATGGGCGTCGAGCCCGATGTTTATGCAGGCGCCAAAGGCTTCATGCATGTCGCCTTCATGGGGCTTGTCTTCAGCTTTTCCTTCATGATGTTCCAGGCGATCATGCGCGGCATTGGCGAAATGCGCCTGCCGATCATGATCGTCGCGGGCACCGTATTGCTCAACTTCTTCCTCGACCCGCTCTTCATCTTCGGATGGGGCAGTTTCCCGGCCATGGGTGTGATGGGGGCCGCGCTCGCAACACTCGTCACGCAGAGCATCGCCACCTGTATCGGCCTGCTGGTGCTGTTTGGCGGCAAATATGGCATCCATGTCTCGCTGAAGAATTTCAAGCCGGACTTCGCCTTCATCAAGAAGGCCTTCTTCCTCGGCCTGCCGGCTTCGATCGAGCTGTCGGCGCGGGCCTTCGGCCTGATCATCATGACCTTCCTGATCGCGAGTTTCGGGACGCTGGCCATCGCCTCCTATGGGGTCGGGTCAAACATGATCCAGGTGGCGATGATCCCGGCCATGGGCTTTTCCATGGCGATCTCGACCCTGGTCGGCCAGAATATTGGCGCCGGAAACCTGCCGCGCGCCGAACGGATCGGACGGCTGGGCGCGCTTGTGTCCTTCTGCGTGCTCAGCGTGTTTGGCGTCATCGTGTTTGCCTTTGCGCCGCATTTTGTCGCCTTCTTCGTGCCCGGCGAGGAAGAAGTGATCGCCACAGGCGCAACCTTCCTGCGGACCGTCTCGCTGGCCTGGGGCCTGCTCGGCGTCCAGTTCGCGCTCAGCGGTGTGCTGCGGGCATCCGGCAATATGCTGACGACAATGATGCTGACCATTATCTCGCAATGGATGATCCTGTTCCCGGTCGCATATATCCTGTCTCAGAATACCAGCCTCGGCCTCGAGGGCGTCTGGTGGGCCTTCCCGATCAGCTATGCGCTGGTGTCGATGATCAGCATTGCGATCATCGCCA
This window harbors:
- a CDS encoding MATE family efflux transporter, producing MSQNTRAAALLEGPILRSLLMLAIPIIIANVLQSAYQLIDAFWVGRLGDAAIAAVSVSFPVIFLTIAIGSGLGIAGSILVAQYFGARNQEMVNHVAGQTMLMVLITSAVMGLAGYLLTPALLTLMGVEPDVYAGAKGFMHVAFMGLVFSFSFMMFQAIMRGIGEMRLPIMIVAGTVLLNFFLDPLFIFGWGSFPAMGVMGAALATLVTQSIATCIGLLVLFGGKYGIHVSLKNFKPDFAFIKKAFFLGLPASIELSARAFGLIIMTFLIASFGTLAIASYGVGSNMIQVAMIPAMGFSMAISTLVGQNIGAGNLPRAERIGRLGALVSFCVLSVFGVIVFAFAPHFVAFFVPGEEEVIATGATFLRTVSLAWGLLGVQFALSGVLRASGNMLTTMMLTIISQWMILFPVAYILSQNTSLGLEGVWWAFPISYALVSMISIAIIAKGDWKNKKVIDPRAALAKKVSDEIITEESYTGHQN
- a CDS encoding ABC transporter ATP-binding protein; translated protein: MSAPDYAIEVENLDKTYAASGKMPEKRALKGIDLKIPRGHIFGLLGPNGAGKSTFINILAGLVTKTSGKAEIWGMDIDKHPRASRAAIGVVNQEITMDPFFTPEEALELQAGFYGVPKADRRTDEILDAVGLLDKRDAYVRQLSGGMKRRLMVAKALVHNPPVLILDEPTAGVDVELRRSLWQYVRRLHDEGTTIILTTHYLEEAEELCDEIAIVNHGEIIACEPTQTLLKRLDQRILFVTPREPLTSVPESLNNLEIELLSTGDLKIGYRGNETGIGRILEQVREAGIGVADLSTDQPNLEDVFVAMTTEAA